One part of the Sphingobacterium sp. LZ7M1 genome encodes these proteins:
- a CDS encoding phosphatidylglycerol lysyltransferase domain-containing protein — translation MPKRIVVNLKNISPLRYWKELLGILIILLAFVFFRDQRKEIEQIMPLLQNCNIYWVIAGVLLTLFFILMEGYMYVASFRAMSLKISIKVALELFLKRNLLSVFLPAGGISSLAYNTTQLRRMNLNKTQIHQTSILYGYLALFSVFLLAIPILLYSLWKSDQVGNLLVPFLILALILAVSFYVFYCIRYRTRLYQLLERRFPNTVIQISNLFSSEVDKRYLLLSLFFSVLVEFCGIFHILIAMKALGLPLSFEAAILGYIISTLLMIVSPFLRGLGAVELSMFLIFKKFGYSQEAGLGITLLYRVFEFWLPLLFGFISFSMKGAQLITRIGPSVMIFLLGILNIISVLLPPIADRLHLEKFYFPAETLSISKLLVLIIGIGLLVSSTYLLKGYRTAYWFASIFCILSLFGHLIKGIDYEESIVAAITLLFLIYNRKEYRIQANIYWVRIGILSFLVSFLAVLFFETISFYIIDKRHFGIDFSWKESFLYALNGFLLFSDAGLEPKTNFGREFLHIIHVLGFACWILFFYTILQSKKYIAKDHGQDEKAMAKMLLDKFVNSSLDYFKISKEKELYFSDLALGFVSYRVANKYAVVLDEPVCHWTDKVNIIQEFDQYCRKQGLKSIYFRVSEDNLFNFQYLRKKKLLIGIEGIIDVSQFNLNGKSRKSLRNGLNFLEKNGYHALIHHAPHSEKFITELRSVSDEWLLGNNRSEVIFSQGQFDNEILRSLDMICIHDKDGNVVSFLNIVPDYAMDECTYDLFRKKMDAPSACMDGLIVKLIEYAKSQDYRYINLGMVPLVGIEEPDTAAEHIMHFVSNTFPRYRKYKNQKDFKDKYSNKWEKRYLLFDHDFDLLQLPAVMKKVMSIKQCS, via the coding sequence ATGCCAAAAAGAATAGTTGTAAACCTTAAGAATATAAGTCCCCTACGATACTGGAAGGAGCTTTTGGGAATTCTCATTATTTTATTGGCCTTCGTTTTCTTTCGGGATCAGCGGAAGGAAATAGAACAGATCATGCCGCTATTACAAAACTGTAATATCTATTGGGTAATAGCTGGTGTTTTACTGACTTTATTTTTTATTCTGATGGAAGGCTATATGTATGTGGCCAGTTTTAGAGCGATGAGCCTCAAGATCAGTATCAAAGTTGCCTTGGAACTTTTCTTGAAAAGGAATCTTTTGAGTGTTTTTTTGCCAGCCGGAGGAATCTCTTCTTTGGCTTATAATACCACTCAATTGAGAAGGATGAACCTCAATAAGACCCAAATCCACCAGACCAGCATCCTTTATGGTTATCTTGCCTTGTTTTCGGTCTTTTTACTTGCCATTCCAATTTTGTTATATAGCCTATGGAAGAGTGATCAGGTCGGCAATTTGTTGGTCCCCTTCCTCATATTGGCTTTAATTTTAGCTGTTTCATTTTATGTTTTTTATTGCATTAGGTATAGAACGAGGCTTTATCAACTTTTAGAAAGAAGGTTTCCGAATACCGTTATTCAGATTTCAAATCTCTTTTCAAGTGAAGTGGACAAAAGGTACCTGCTTTTATCCTTGTTCTTTTCTGTTCTGGTCGAATTTTGTGGGATCTTCCATATTTTGATAGCCATGAAAGCTTTAGGCCTGCCACTTTCTTTTGAAGCGGCTATTTTAGGTTATATCATTTCAACTTTATTGATGATTGTATCGCCATTTTTGCGAGGATTAGGAGCTGTTGAGCTATCCATGTTTTTAATTTTTAAGAAATTTGGATATAGCCAAGAAGCAGGTCTCGGAATTACCCTTCTGTATAGGGTGTTTGAGTTTTGGTTGCCGCTCTTATTTGGATTTATTTCCTTTTCCATGAAAGGGGCACAATTGATTACCCGAATTGGTCCTTCAGTGATGATTTTCTTGTTGGGGATTCTCAATATCATATCGGTCTTATTACCTCCAATTGCTGATAGGTTACATTTAGAAAAGTTTTACTTTCCTGCAGAGACCTTGTCAATTTCTAAACTGCTTGTTTTAATTATTGGAATTGGCCTATTGGTGAGTTCCACCTATTTGTTAAAGGGTTATAGGACGGCGTATTGGTTTGCTAGCATATTCTGTATTTTATCGTTGTTTGGTCACTTGATAAAGGGCATTGACTATGAGGAGTCCATTGTTGCGGCCATTACATTGCTCTTTTTGATCTATAATCGAAAAGAATACCGCATTCAGGCCAATATCTATTGGGTCCGGATCGGGATATTATCCTTTCTGGTTTCATTTCTGGCGGTTCTGTTTTTTGAAACCATTAGCTTTTATATTATTGATAAAAGGCATTTTGGGATAGACTTTAGCTGGAAGGAATCTTTTTTATATGCCTTGAATGGTTTTTTATTGTTTTCCGATGCTGGCTTGGAACCAAAGACAAATTTTGGCCGGGAGTTTCTCCATATCATCCATGTTCTGGGTTTTGCATGTTGGATCTTGTTTTTCTATACGATCCTCCAATCGAAGAAGTATATAGCAAAGGACCATGGGCAGGATGAGAAAGCGATGGCTAAAATGCTTTTAGATAAGTTTGTAAATTCATCCTTGGATTATTTTAAGATCTCCAAGGAAAAGGAGCTTTATTTTTCGGATTTGGCTTTGGGTTTTGTTTCCTATCGGGTTGCCAATAAATATGCTGTAGTATTGGACGAGCCAGTCTGTCATTGGACAGATAAGGTAAATATTATCCAGGAATTTGATCAGTACTGCCGTAAGCAGGGGCTAAAGAGCATTTACTTTAGGGTTTCAGAAGATAATTTGTTCAATTTCCAGTATCTGCGAAAGAAGAAATTGCTTATTGGAATTGAAGGGATCATAGATGTATCTCAATTTAATTTAAATGGGAAATCAAGGAAGTCCCTTCGAAACGGATTGAACTTTTTGGAGAAGAATGGCTACCATGCATTGATCCATCATGCGCCACACAGCGAGAAGTTTATCACTGAATTAAGATCGGTATCAGATGAATGGTTATTAGGAAATAATCGGAGCGAGGTGATCTTTTCGCAAGGGCAGTTTGACAATGAGATCTTACGTTCATTAGATATGATCTGCATTCATGATAAAGATGGAAATGTAGTTTCCTTTTTAAACATCGTTCCAGATTATGCAATGGATGAATGCACTTATGACCTCTTTAGGAAAAAAATGGATGCTCCAAGTGCCTGTATGGACGGATTGATCGTTAAGCTTATTGAATATGCCAAGTCACAGGATTATCGATATATTAATTTGGGAATGGTGCCTTTGGTAGGGATTGAAGAGCCAGATACTGCTGCAGAGCATATCATGCATTTCGTTTCGAATACTTTTCCACGATACCGTAAATACAAAAATCAAAAGGACTTTAAGGATAAATATTCCAATAAATGGGAGAAAAGATACCTTCTTTTTGACCATGACTTTGATCTATTGCAATTACCGGCAGTCATGAAGAAAGTAATGAGCATAAAGCAATGCTCCTGA
- a CDS encoding (deoxy)nucleoside triphosphate pyrophosphohydrolase has translation MIHVACALIEKDQQILICQRSAKMKLPLKWEFPGGKLEEGETLEECLVREVLEEINLNIQIHEPLTKVEYHYPDFSLTLYPFICSIKSGKLKANEHEQVIWVDRTELFRFDWANADLPIIEEYIRTRREEV, from the coding sequence ATGATACATGTTGCTTGTGCCTTAATAGAAAAAGATCAACAGATATTGATCTGTCAGCGATCCGCAAAAATGAAATTGCCTCTAAAATGGGAGTTTCCAGGAGGAAAATTGGAAGAAGGTGAAACCCTGGAAGAATGCCTGGTTAGGGAAGTTTTAGAAGAGATCAATCTGAACATACAGATCCATGAACCCCTCACAAAAGTAGAATACCATTATCCCGACTTCTCTTTAACCCTTTACCCTTTTATTTGTTCCATTAAAAGTGGCAAACTGAAAGCCAATGAACATGAACAGGTAATCTGGGTTGATAGAACTGAATTGTTCCGTTTCGATTGGGCAAATGCCGACCTCCCTATTATTGAAGAATATATCAGGACACGAAGGGAAGAGGTGTAA
- a CDS encoding Glu/Leu/Phe/Val dehydrogenase dimerization domain-containing protein, with amino-acid sequence MKELLQEFEQKQPEIVFEWKDTETEAEGWVVINSLRGGAAGGGTRMRSGLDRNEVESLAKTMEVKFTVSGPAIGGAKSGINFDPADPRKHGVLERWFKVVTPLLKNYYGTGGDLNVDEIHDVIPLTEQFGLWHPQEGVLNGHFDIRENGRIHQIGQLRYGVSKVLEDSHYSPDLKRKFKVADMITGFGVAESVSHYYDLFEGHVSGKSPIIQGWGNVAASAAFYLSKKGVKVVGIIDRVGGLIKEEGFSEEEIQSLLLSRNGNSLFAEDMIPFEEVNSKIWGIPAEIFIPAAASRLVSKEQIQQMIDNSLEVIASGANVPFADREIFYGPVMEYADQHVAVIPDFVANCGMARVFAYLMQPNIEISDDSLFQDVSDVIRKALEQIHSYNPETKINISSRAYELALRQLL; translated from the coding sequence ATGAAAGAATTATTGCAGGAGTTTGAGCAGAAACAACCTGAGATTGTTTTTGAATGGAAAGATACTGAAACTGAAGCAGAAGGCTGGGTTGTGATCAATTCCTTGAGAGGTGGAGCAGCCGGAGGTGGTACAAGGATGCGTTCGGGATTGGACAGGAATGAAGTTGAATCCTTGGCAAAGACAATGGAAGTGAAGTTCACGGTTTCTGGACCTGCAATTGGAGGGGCAAAATCAGGGATTAATTTTGATCCTGCAGACCCAAGAAAACATGGTGTATTGGAACGCTGGTTTAAAGTGGTAACTCCTCTGTTGAAGAATTATTATGGCACTGGCGGTGATCTGAACGTGGATGAAATCCATGATGTCATCCCATTGACGGAGCAATTTGGCTTATGGCATCCTCAAGAGGGTGTCCTGAATGGTCATTTTGATATTCGGGAGAATGGACGTATCCATCAGATTGGGCAATTGAGATATGGAGTTTCCAAGGTATTGGAAGACTCACACTATAGCCCTGACCTGAAAAGGAAATTTAAGGTTGCTGATATGATTACGGGTTTCGGCGTAGCAGAATCGGTTAGCCATTATTATGATTTATTTGAGGGTCATGTTTCTGGAAAAAGTCCCATCATCCAAGGTTGGGGCAATGTAGCAGCTTCTGCTGCATTTTATCTGAGCAAAAAAGGGGTGAAAGTTGTTGGTATCATCGATCGGGTAGGAGGTTTGATTAAAGAAGAGGGTTTTTCCGAAGAGGAAATCCAATCTTTGTTATTATCCCGAAACGGAAATTCACTTTTTGCCGAAGATATGATTCCATTTGAGGAGGTCAATTCCAAAATTTGGGGTATTCCTGCTGAAATCTTTATCCCTGCGGCAGCTTCAAGATTGGTTTCTAAGGAACAGATCCAGCAGATGATCGATAACAGTCTGGAGGTAATTGCTTCTGGCGCCAATGTTCCTTTTGCAGATCGTGAGATTTTTTATGGCCCTGTAATGGAATATGCCGATCAACATGTTGCAGTGATCCCAGACTTTGTTGCCAATTGTGGCATGGCAAGGGTCTTTGCCTACCTGATGCAGCCTAATATTGAGATCAGCGATGACTCCCTGTTTCAGGATGTTTCAGATGTTATCCGAAAAGCATTGGAGCAGATCCATAGCTATAACCCTGAAACTAAAATAAACATTTCCTCAAGAGCTTATGAATTAGCCTTGAGGCAATTGCTATAG
- the hppD gene encoding 4-hydroxyphenylpyruvate dioxygenase: MTQTFAEKIAKAQDFLPINGTDYIEFYVGNAKQAAHFYKTAFGFQSEAYAGPETGVRDRASYVLKQNKIRIILTTALKSDSPISEHVKKHGDGVKILALWVDDAEKSLQETKKRGAKVYQELEVKEDEFGEVRTAGIYTYGETVHMFVERKNYSGPFMPGYVKWESDYNPEETGLLYVDHCVGNVGWDRMNETVEWYQDVMGFVNILSFDDKQINTEYSALMSKVMSNGNGYVKFPINEPAEGKKKSQIEEYLEFYEGEGVQHAALATHDIMKTVKALKERGVEFLGAPPEAYYDMLSERVGEIDEEIKAIQDLGILVDRDEEGYLLQIFTKPVEDRPTLFFEIIQRKGAQSFGAGNFKALFEAIEREQEKRGNL; the protein is encoded by the coding sequence ATGACACAAACATTCGCAGAGAAGATAGCAAAGGCTCAGGATTTTTTGCCTATCAATGGAACGGATTATATTGAATTTTATGTGGGTAATGCCAAGCAAGCGGCCCATTTCTATAAAACGGCATTCGGATTTCAATCGGAGGCCTACGCAGGTCCCGAAACTGGTGTTAGGGATAGAGCATCTTATGTATTGAAGCAGAACAAGATCCGTATTATCCTGACTACCGCCTTGAAATCCGATAGCCCTATTTCTGAACATGTTAAAAAGCATGGGGACGGTGTGAAGATATTGGCATTATGGGTTGATGATGCTGAAAAATCACTGCAAGAAACGAAAAAACGCGGTGCAAAGGTTTATCAGGAATTGGAGGTCAAGGAAGATGAATTCGGGGAAGTACGGACAGCTGGAATCTATACCTATGGGGAAACGGTACACATGTTTGTTGAACGGAAGAACTATTCAGGACCATTTATGCCGGGGTATGTCAAGTGGGAGAGCGATTATAATCCTGAAGAAACTGGCTTGTTATATGTAGACCATTGTGTTGGAAATGTGGGCTGGGACCGTATGAATGAAACCGTGGAATGGTACCAGGATGTTATGGGATTTGTAAACATCCTTTCTTTTGATGACAAACAGATCAATACAGAATATTCTGCATTGATGAGTAAAGTCATGAGCAATGGAAATGGTTATGTGAAATTTCCGATCAATGAACCTGCAGAAGGGAAGAAGAAATCCCAGATCGAAGAATACTTAGAGTTTTATGAGGGCGAAGGTGTTCAGCATGCTGCCCTGGCAACGCATGATATAATGAAAACGGTAAAAGCATTAAAGGAAAGAGGCGTTGAGTTTTTAGGAGCTCCACCAGAGGCCTATTATGATATGCTTTCAGAAAGGGTAGGCGAAATTGATGAGGAGATCAAGGCTATCCAAGATTTAGGGATATTGGTTGACCGTGATGAAGAGGGCTATTTGTTGCAGATCTTTACCAAGCCGGTGGAGGATCGCCCGACCTTGTTCTTTGAAATCATTCAGCGTAAAGGGGCCCAAAGCTTTGGGGCTGGAAATTTTAAGGCGCTGTTTGAGGCGATTGAAAGAGAACAAGAAAAAAGAGGTAACCTATAA
- a CDS encoding homogentisate 1,2-dioxygenase, giving the protein MPLYHQLGKIPPKRHTVFRKDNGELFSEELVSTHGFSSVYSLVYHCYPPTIVKEIREPYDVNPKIARDKHLKHTSLRGFQVKPKADFLESRTPVLVNSDLHISLAAPQKSMDSYFYKNSQADEVIFIHEGSGTLRTGYGEIPFAYGDYLVIPRGVIYQIDFDADKNRLFIVESFEPIRTPKRYRNEFGQLMEHSPFCERDIRRPQNLKTFDEKGDFEIKIKKQGLIYPYIYGTHPFDFVGWDGYHYPWAFSIHDFMPITGMLHQPPPVHQTFETNSFVLCSFCPRMYDYHPDSIPAPYNHSNVDSDEVLYYVDGDFMSRKSVERGQITLHPGGIPHGPHPGTVEKSIGQTKTEELAVMIDPFRPLMLTEEALEIEDQDYYKSWIN; this is encoded by the coding sequence ATGCCACTTTATCATCAATTGGGTAAGATTCCCCCAAAAAGACATACAGTTTTCAGAAAAGACAATGGAGAATTGTTTTCTGAGGAACTAGTATCCACCCATGGGTTTTCAAGTGTTTATTCCTTGGTGTATCATTGCTATCCACCGACCATTGTCAAGGAGATTAGGGAGCCTTATGATGTGAACCCTAAAATTGCCCGGGACAAGCATTTGAAACATACCAGCTTGAGAGGATTTCAGGTCAAACCTAAGGCCGATTTTTTAGAGAGTAGGACCCCAGTTCTGGTCAACTCCGATCTACATATTTCTTTAGCTGCTCCACAGAAATCTATGGACAGTTATTTTTACAAGAACTCCCAAGCAGACGAGGTAATCTTTATCCATGAAGGTTCTGGAACGTTGAGGACCGGCTACGGCGAGATTCCATTTGCTTACGGTGATTATTTAGTGATTCCTAGAGGGGTAATCTACCAGATTGATTTTGATGCTGATAAAAATCGACTGTTTATCGTTGAATCCTTTGAACCTATTCGAACTCCAAAACGATATAGAAATGAATTTGGGCAATTGATGGAGCATTCCCCATTTTGTGAAAGAGATATCCGCAGGCCACAGAACCTGAAAACATTTGATGAAAAGGGAGATTTCGAAATCAAGATCAAGAAACAAGGATTGATTTATCCTTATATCTACGGGACACATCCTTTTGATTTTGTAGGTTGGGATGGCTACCATTATCCATGGGCCTTTTCCATTCATGATTTCATGCCGATTACCGGGATGTTGCATCAACCCCCTCCAGTCCATCAGACCTTTGAAACAAATTCCTTTGTTTTATGCAGTTTCTGCCCTAGGATGTACGATTATCATCCTGATTCCATTCCTGCGCCATATAACCATAGCAATGTAGATTCCGATGAGGTCCTCTATTATGTAGATGGAGATTTCATGAGCAGAAAATCTGTAGAACGCGGACAGATTACCTTACACCCTGGTGGAATTCCGCATGGACCACATCCTGGAACAGTGGAAAAAAGTATTGGTCAGACCAAAACAGAAGAACTCGCCGTAATGATCGATCCTTTTAGGCCTTTGATGTTAACAGAGGAAGCCTTGGAAATTGAAGATCAGGACTATTATAAATCATGGATAAACTAA
- a CDS encoding fumarylacetoacetate hydrolase family protein, translating to MKIVTYLENGKEQLGFVIENLVFPSHMISNKLPNSCLALLQLGQEGLDLANKELQEFKKIKDFQNEGVSFSEITMIAPLPNPTSFRDAYAFRQHVETSRLNRGLEMIPEFDQFPVFYFSNHQAIQGPGPVYCMPRHFEKMDFELEVAIVILKKGRNIKASDADQYIAGFTILNDLSARNLQMQEMKLNLGPAKGKDFASTFGPYLVTLDELEQYRTAPLPGHTGNAYDLKMKCWINDRLVSEGSLASMNWTFAEIIERASYGVTLFPGDIIGSGTVGTGCLLEINGTGKRKDQAYQEIWIQPNDRISMEVTGLGKLENIIYQEDLSE from the coding sequence ATGAAAATTGTAACATACTTGGAAAATGGCAAAGAACAGCTTGGTTTTGTTATTGAAAACCTCGTTTTTCCTAGCCATATGATATCTAACAAACTTCCCAATTCCTGCTTAGCATTGCTTCAGCTCGGGCAAGAAGGACTTGATTTAGCAAATAAGGAGCTACAAGAATTCAAAAAGATAAAAGATTTTCAAAATGAGGGCGTAAGTTTTTCGGAAATTACCATGATCGCCCCCCTTCCCAATCCAACCTCCTTTCGGGATGCCTATGCATTTAGACAACATGTAGAAACTTCCCGTCTGAACCGTGGATTGGAAATGATACCCGAATTCGACCAATTCCCCGTGTTCTACTTTTCCAATCACCAAGCCATTCAAGGTCCTGGACCCGTATATTGCATGCCCCGCCATTTTGAAAAAATGGACTTTGAATTGGAGGTGGCCATTGTCATCCTTAAAAAGGGTAGAAATATCAAAGCATCCGATGCTGATCAATATATAGCTGGTTTCACCATCTTAAATGACCTCAGTGCCAGAAATTTGCAGATGCAGGAAATGAAGCTCAACCTGGGACCAGCAAAAGGAAAAGATTTCGCCAGTACCTTTGGTCCTTATCTGGTTACCCTCGATGAACTGGAGCAATACAGAACAGCACCTTTGCCAGGGCATACAGGAAATGCCTATGACCTTAAAATGAAATGTTGGATCAATGACCGGCTGGTTTCTGAAGGTAGCCTTGCCAGCATGAACTGGACCTTTGCTGAAATTATCGAACGGGCATCTTATGGCGTGACCCTCTTTCCTGGTGATATTATAGGTTCTGGAACGGTTGGAACGGGTTGCCTATTAGAAATTAACGGTACTGGAAAGCGTAAGGACCAAGCTTATCAAGAAATCTGGATCCAACCAAATGATAGAATCAGTATGGAGGTAACAGGTTTGGGGAAACTTGAAAACATCATCTACCAAGAGGACCTTTCTGAATAA
- a CDS encoding flavin reductase family protein, whose product MQFNETKTFNQETHGSVFDSLIKYAVAPRPICFASTIDKAGNVNLSPFSYFNFMSQNPPICVFSPLTRVRDGKDKHTLENIREVPEVVINIVNYDMVQQQSLASTEYAKEINEFDKSGFTALPSGLVKPPRVAESPVQLECKVREIITIQEGGGTGNLVIAEVVNMHIKSYLLDENDQMDQAALDLVARLGGDWYCRVTKENLFEVPKPLRKLGIGVDQLPEHIRNSSILTGNQLGLLANIEAIPSFENDILEDEQIHTLKSMWEQDQTQLNNELQRYAARLLDEEQIEKAWQVLLVH is encoded by the coding sequence ATGCAGTTCAACGAAACAAAGACATTCAACCAAGAAACCCACGGATCAGTTTTCGATAGCTTAATAAAATACGCAGTGGCGCCAAGGCCGATTTGCTTTGCCTCAACCATAGATAAAGCAGGAAATGTAAATCTAAGCCCATTCAGCTATTTCAATTTCATGTCCCAGAACCCGCCCATTTGTGTGTTTTCACCGCTTACCCGGGTCCGTGACGGAAAAGATAAACACACCTTGGAAAATATCCGTGAAGTTCCTGAAGTCGTTATCAATATCGTAAATTATGATATGGTACAACAGCAGTCCTTAGCCAGTACGGAGTACGCAAAAGAAATCAATGAGTTTGACAAATCTGGATTTACCGCTTTACCCTCAGGATTGGTCAAACCACCTAGGGTAGCTGAATCACCAGTCCAATTGGAGTGTAAGGTCAGAGAGATTATCACCATCCAAGAAGGTGGAGGAACAGGAAATTTAGTTATTGCTGAAGTGGTCAATATGCATATAAAAAGTTACCTATTGGACGAAAATGATCAAATGGACCAAGCAGCCCTAGATCTTGTGGCACGATTGGGTGGGGACTGGTACTGCCGAGTGACGAAAGAAAACCTTTTTGAGGTTCCAAAACCGCTACGGAAATTAGGGATCGGAGTAGATCAATTACCAGAACATATCCGCAATTCCTCTATATTGACAGGAAACCAATTAGGTCTCCTCGCTAATATAGAAGCGATCCCATCATTTGAAAATGACATCTTGGAGGATGAACAGATCCATACCTTAAAAAGTATGTGGGAACAGGACCAAACCCAATTGAATAATGAGCTGCAGCGATATGCTGCCAGATTATTGGATGAAGAGCAAATAGAAAAAGCTTGGCAAGTCCTACTGGTACATTAA